From Bactrocera dorsalis isolate Fly_Bdor unplaced genomic scaffold, ASM2337382v1 BdCtg054, whole genome shotgun sequence, a single genomic window includes:
- the LOC125780032 gene encoding uncharacterized protein LOC125780032, whose product MPQKVFSDNATNFVGADRKLRELKEAFLAQAPELMGFAAEEGFSFGFIPPRAPHFGGLWEAAVKSAKHLLVRALGNALLTTEELSTLLAEVDAILNSRPPSGPNSLLREMSTCLLSQATVLATVVQNLHDGPSGTQQMAAPQTQPAARRSRPRPRGQRAATAVGTRTRRRRRRRARRQRASRGSRNQDGHD is encoded by the coding sequence atgccacagaaagtattcagcgacaacgcaaccaactttgtcggcgccgaccgcaagctgcgcgagctgaaggAGGCGTTCCTAGCGCAAGCGCCAGAACTAATGGGGTTCGCAGCcgaagaaggattcagcttcggctttataccacccagggcgccgcacttcggcggattatgggaggcggccgtgaagtccgccaagcatcTGCTCGTCCGCGCACTCGGCAACGCTCTACTCACGACGGAGGAGCTATCAACACTACTGGCCGAAGTGGACGCCATTTTGAACTCTCGTCCCCCCAGCGGACCCAATTCGTTGCTGCGAGAGATgtcaacttgtttgctgtctcaagcaacagttttggcgacagtggtccaaaacctacatgacgggccttcaggaacgcaacaaatggctgcaccccaaacgcaacctgcagccaggcgatctcgtcctcgtccacgaggacaacgtgccgccacagcagtgggtactcggACGCGTCGTCGCcgccgtcgaagggcaagacggcaacgTGCGAGTCGCGGAAGTCGCAACCAAGACGGGCACGATTAA